A single window of Pseudoduganella plicata DNA harbors:
- a CDS encoding TolC family outer membrane protein — translation MLNQLRLKIRLLPLAVGAALLLQGGSAAALNLVQAYEAALKNDPAYRSAFYANESGKENRVLGRAALLPTVTGSYSASRNNLRDEVNNRSTEQSYISRSAVLQVRQPLVSVDAYARYKLGNAQSEYAAAQFDSQGQEVILRVTGAYLDVLLRQDQLALAKAERDMYAEQRKVNDLLLSKGEGTRTDALETQSRLDLAEAQVLEAQDNLTNAKDTLAGVIGGEVGELDELRPGFRPAPAEVQSYDVWKQTALDNNPDLKTLRYGVEIARQEITRARAGHTPRLDLVGTLQKSDSDTTNTINRRQNLSSVGIQLNVPLYAGGSVSAQSRQAVANRSKAEEDLQVQTDKVLIELRKDYNILVSSVARIDALIKAVDSARLLITATEQSIKGGVRINLDLLVAQRQLHTAQRDLAQARYNYMLSSLRLRSAAGTLSGDDVRLLAAHFE, via the coding sequence ATGTTGAACCAACTCCGTTTGAAAATCCGCCTGCTGCCGCTGGCCGTCGGTGCGGCGCTGCTGCTGCAGGGCGGCAGCGCGGCGGCGCTGAACCTCGTGCAGGCCTATGAAGCCGCGCTGAAAAACGACCCGGCGTACCGGTCGGCGTTCTACGCCAACGAGAGCGGCAAGGAAAACCGCGTGCTGGGCCGCGCAGCACTGCTGCCCACGGTAACCGGCAGCTACAGCGCCAGCCGCAACAACCTGCGCGATGAAGTGAACAACCGCAGTACCGAACAGAGCTACATCTCCCGCTCGGCCGTGCTGCAGGTACGCCAGCCGCTGGTCAGCGTCGATGCGTATGCCCGCTACAAGCTGGGCAACGCGCAAAGCGAATACGCAGCGGCGCAGTTCGACAGCCAGGGGCAGGAAGTGATCCTGCGCGTGACGGGCGCCTACCTGGACGTGCTGCTGCGCCAGGACCAGCTTGCGCTGGCGAAGGCGGAACGCGATATGTATGCGGAACAGCGCAAGGTCAACGACCTGTTGCTGAGCAAGGGCGAAGGCACCCGCACGGACGCGCTGGAAACGCAGTCGCGCCTGGACCTGGCCGAGGCGCAGGTGCTGGAAGCGCAGGACAACCTGACAAACGCGAAGGACACGCTGGCCGGCGTGATCGGCGGCGAAGTGGGCGAGCTCGATGAGCTGCGCCCCGGCTTCCGCCCGGCCCCGGCCGAGGTGCAAAGCTACGACGTGTGGAAGCAGACGGCGCTGGACAACAATCCGGACCTGAAAACGCTGCGCTACGGCGTCGAGATCGCGCGGCAGGAAATCACCCGCGCCCGCGCCGGGCATACGCCGAGGCTCGATTTGGTGGGCACGCTGCAGAAGTCCGATTCCGATACGACCAATACGATCAACCGGCGCCAGAACCTGTCCAGTGTCGGTATCCAGCTGAACGTGCCGCTGTACGCGGGCGGTTCCGTCAGCGCGCAGTCGCGCCAGGCCGTGGCCAACCGCAGCAAGGCCGAGGAAGACCTGCAGGTACAGACGGACAAGGTGCTGATCGAGCTGCGCAAGGATTACAACATCCTGGTCAGCAGCGTGGCCCGGATCGATGCGCTGATCAAGGCCGTCGATTCGGCCCGTTTGCTGATCACGGCGACCGAGCAAAGCATCAAGGGCGGCGTGCGCATCAACCTCGACCTGCTGGTGGCGCAGCGCCAGCTGCATACGGCCCAGCGCGACCTGGCGCAGGCGCGCTACAACTACATGCTGTCGTCGCTGCGGCTGCGCTCCGCGGCCGGCACGCTGTCGGGCGACGACGTGCGCCTGCTGGCCGCGCACTTCGAGTAA
- a CDS encoding HlyD family type I secretion periplasmic adaptor subunit has translation MSSIIERKEPAADVVSHEITPVAVNTDPSGFARAGWLIVLVGFVGFLIWAFFAPLDKGVPMPGYVTKQSNRQAVQHLQGGTVRELLVRDGAVVKAGQVLVRLDNVTANAQFEITNVQYLSARGTEARLVAERDGAAKVTFPAELLEKQQDPRVADVIATQTQLFNSRQTSLRNELAAVDENIAGLKVQMQGLQESRDAKKQQMAILKEQLGGMRDLARDGYVARNRLLDLERTYAQLSGQMSEDIGNIGRTQRQIMELSLRRAQRLQDYQKEVRTSLVEVQREADGQGARLVAQRQDLKNVEVRAPVSGTVVNLAVFTQGGVVGPGFKMMDIVPSEDPLVVEGQLAVNLVDKVHNGLPVQLTFSSVNSVHTPHVQGEIVNVAADRTVDERTGAAHFVVRARVTPEGMKEIEKVKLAIRSGMPVEMFVKTGERSMMSYLFKPLLDRAHTSLSEE, from the coding sequence ATGAGCAGCATTATCGAACGAAAGGAACCGGCGGCCGACGTGGTCTCGCACGAGATCACGCCCGTTGCGGTGAATACGGACCCGAGCGGTTTCGCGCGGGCGGGCTGGCTGATCGTGCTGGTCGGCTTTGTCGGCTTCCTGATCTGGGCCTTCTTCGCGCCGCTGGACAAGGGCGTGCCGATGCCAGGCTATGTCACCAAGCAGTCGAACCGCCAGGCCGTGCAGCACCTGCAGGGCGGCACGGTGCGCGAACTGCTGGTGCGCGACGGCGCCGTCGTCAAGGCCGGCCAGGTGTTGGTGCGGTTGGATAACGTGACGGCGAACGCGCAGTTTGAAATCACCAACGTCCAGTACCTCAGCGCCCGTGGCACCGAGGCGCGCCTGGTTGCCGAACGCGATGGCGCGGCCAAGGTCACGTTCCCAGCGGAGCTGCTGGAAAAGCAGCAGGATCCGCGCGTGGCGGATGTCATCGCGACGCAGACGCAACTGTTTAATTCGCGCCAGACGTCGCTGCGCAACGAGCTGGCGGCCGTGGACGAAAACATCGCCGGCCTGAAGGTGCAGATGCAGGGACTGCAGGAGTCGCGCGACGCCAAGAAGCAGCAGATGGCCATCCTGAAGGAACAACTGGGTGGCATGCGCGACCTGGCACGCGACGGCTACGTGGCGCGCAACCGCCTGCTCGACCTGGAGCGCACGTATGCGCAGCTGAGCGGCCAGATGTCGGAAGACATCGGCAATATCGGCCGCACCCAGCGCCAGATCATGGAACTGAGCCTGCGCCGCGCCCAGCGCCTGCAGGACTATCAGAAGGAAGTGCGCACGTCGCTCGTCGAGGTGCAGCGCGAAGCGGACGGGCAGGGCGCCCGCCTGGTCGCGCAGCGCCAGGACCTGAAGAACGTCGAAGTGCGCGCGCCTGTCAGTGGCACCGTCGTCAACCTCGCCGTGTTCACGCAGGGCGGCGTGGTCGGCCCCGGCTTCAAGATGATGGACATCGTGCCGAGTGAAGACCCGCTCGTCGTCGAAGGCCAGCTGGCGGTGAACCTGGTGGACAAGGTGCACAACGGCCTGCCCGTGCAGCTGACGTTCTCGTCCGTCAACTCGGTCCATACCCCCCACGTGCAGGGCGAAATCGTCAACGTGGCGGCCGACCGGACGGTCGACGAGCGTACCGGTGCTGCCCACTTCGTGGTACGGGCCCGCGTCACGCCCGAGGGCATGAAGGAAATCGAGAAGGTCAAGCTGGCAATCCGCTCCGGCATGCCGGTGGAGATGTTCGTCAAGACGGGCGAACGCTCGATGATGAGCTACCTGTTCAAGCCGCTGCTGGACCGCGCGCACACGTCGCTGAGCGAGGAATAA
- a CDS encoding sulfurtransferase yields MQASNLDATAASGVAHSAHPAAEPFVNIAAYKFITLDNLEELRPQYQEVTTRLSLKGTILLTPEGINMFLSGTRGHIDEYLAWVRADARLADLEVKESLSVEQSHKRMLVKIKAEIITMRMPLIKPEEGRAPFVDAPTLKRWLDQGHDDNGKPVVMVDTRNDFEVDVGTFENTVDYRIKKFTEFPQVIADHKDDFAGKTVVTFCTGGIRCEKAAIHMQNIGYDNVYQLEGGILKYFEEVGGAHYTGDCFVFDYRTALNPKLEPTETVQCFACRAVVTPRQQLAPEYVYEVSCPHCYGKAAE; encoded by the coding sequence ATGCAAGCAAGCAATCTCGACGCCACCGCCGCGTCCGGCGTCGCGCATTCCGCGCATCCCGCGGCTGAACCGTTCGTCAATATCGCCGCCTACAAGTTCATCACGCTCGACAACCTGGAAGAGCTGCGCCCGCAGTACCAGGAGGTCACCACGCGCCTGAGCCTGAAGGGCACGATCCTGCTCACGCCGGAAGGCATCAATATGTTCCTTTCCGGTACGCGCGGCCATATCGACGAGTACCTGGCTTGGGTACGCGCCGATGCCCGCCTGGCGGACCTGGAAGTGAAGGAAAGCCTGTCGGTGGAGCAGTCGCACAAGCGCATGCTGGTAAAGATCAAGGCGGAAATCATCACGATGCGCATGCCGCTGATCAAGCCGGAAGAAGGCCGCGCACCGTTTGTCGATGCGCCGACCCTGAAGCGCTGGCTCGACCAGGGCCATGACGACAACGGCAAGCCCGTCGTCATGGTCGATACGCGCAACGATTTCGAAGTGGACGTCGGCACGTTCGAGAACACCGTCGACTACCGCATCAAGAAATTCACCGAGTTCCCGCAGGTGATCGCCGACCACAAGGACGACTTCGCCGGCAAGACCGTCGTCACGTTCTGCACGGGCGGCATCCGCTGCGAGAAGGCGGCCATCCACATGCAGAACATCGGCTACGACAACGTCTACCAGCTCGAAGGCGGCATCCTGAAGTATTTCGAGGAAGTGGGCGGCGCCCACTACACGGGCGACTGCTTCGTGTTCGACTACCGCACGGCGCTCAATCCGAAGCTGGAGCCGACCGAGACCGTGCAGTGCTTCGCGTGCCGCGCCGTCGTCACGCCGCGCCAGCAACTGGCGCCGGAGTACGTGTATGAGGTGTCCTGCCCGCATTGCTACGGCAAGGCTGCTGAGTAA